A region from the Halosolutus gelatinilyticus genome encodes:
- a CDS encoding flippase has product MVLGYVTFARILDAQLFGVFVLFIAVTSVFEVFLDLGIDKAMEKRISEQRNAVPPGDVLTTGLLLKTGSMLLVATILIASRGYIDSYVGADVTMLLVPVLVAQQLGWLILAILRGEQSVATAEYLTLVQNVVFVLLGVLLILRGFGVEGLITGYGLGWLVLSVVGYRLISTELGTFSIDIVRSLFDFSWYNFVASSVMTASYRWIDILLIGFFLTRTDVAAYEVAWQISVVFLLLPQAIALTLFPSVSERATQGQFDEIERLVPTVITWSIVIVVPGVIGGLVLGNEILSLIFGPEFAIAAAALVIILFGKIAESLNYVFGTLLLAIDRPGLVAKTALVFVALNVGLNVALIPRYGIVGAAVATTMAYFLFTAMNATYLSKYVRLTVNVDEVGTSVLSALAMGSVLWGVQELVRIDSLVVLLATVAFGGVVYTAALLSFASYRQMILDVTSEML; this is encoded by the coding sequence ATGGTTCTGGGGTACGTTACCTTCGCGAGGATTCTCGACGCGCAACTGTTCGGCGTATTCGTCCTCTTCATCGCGGTAACGAGCGTGTTCGAGGTGTTTCTCGATCTCGGTATCGATAAGGCGATGGAAAAGCGGATCAGCGAACAGCGGAACGCGGTTCCCCCGGGTGACGTGCTAACGACGGGGTTGCTGTTGAAAACCGGCTCGATGCTACTCGTCGCGACGATCCTCATCGCATCGCGCGGCTACATCGATAGCTACGTCGGCGCCGACGTAACGATGCTGCTCGTTCCGGTGCTCGTTGCTCAGCAGTTGGGGTGGCTGATTCTGGCCATTCTTCGGGGTGAACAGTCCGTTGCTACCGCCGAATACCTCACGCTGGTCCAGAACGTCGTGTTCGTCCTCCTGGGCGTTTTACTGATTCTACGCGGATTCGGCGTCGAGGGGCTGATAACCGGATACGGTCTCGGTTGGCTCGTACTGTCCGTCGTCGGCTACCGGCTGATCTCGACCGAGCTGGGGACGTTTTCGATCGATATCGTCCGATCGCTGTTCGACTTCTCGTGGTACAACTTCGTCGCATCATCCGTGATGACCGCTTCCTATCGGTGGATCGACATTCTGTTGATCGGTTTTTTTCTCACGCGCACCGACGTCGCCGCGTACGAGGTCGCCTGGCAGATTTCGGTCGTGTTCTTACTCCTGCCGCAGGCGATCGCGCTCACGCTCTTCCCGTCGGTTAGCGAACGAGCGACTCAGGGGCAGTTCGACGAGATCGAGCGACTCGTTCCAACCGTGATCACGTGGTCGATCGTAATCGTCGTTCCTGGCGTGATCGGCGGCCTGGTGCTCGGAAACGAAATCCTCTCGCTGATATTCGGTCCCGAGTTCGCGATCGCGGCCGCGGCGCTCGTCATCATTCTCTTCGGAAAGATCGCGGAATCGCTGAACTACGTCTTTGGAACGTTGCTGCTCGCGATCGATCGCCCCGGTCTGGTGGCGAAGACGGCGCTCGTTTTCGTCGCACTAAACGTCGGTCTGAACGTGGCGTTGATCCCCCGATACGGGATCGTCGGCGCCGCGGTGGCGACCACGATGGCGTACTTCCTGTTCACGGCGATGAACGCGACGTACTTATCGAAGTACGTACGCTTGACGGTGAACGTCGACGAGGTCGGAACGTCGGTTCTCTCGGCGCTAGCGATGGGATCCGTCCTGTGGGGGGTTCAGGAACTCGTGCGTATCGACTCCCTCGTCGTTCTGCTCGCAACCGTGGCATTCGGAGGCGTCGTGTACACTGCCGCGTTACTCTCGTTCGCATCGTACCGGCAGATGATCCTGGACGTGACGAGTGAGATGCTCTAG